A genomic segment from Glycine soja cultivar W05 chromosome 18, ASM419377v2, whole genome shotgun sequence encodes:
- the LOC114395027 gene encoding omega-3 fatty acid desaturase, endoplasmic reticulum → MVQAQPLQHVGNGAGKEDQAYFDPSAPPPFKIANIRAAIPKHCWEKNTLRSLSYVLRDVLVVTALVAAAIGFNSWFFWPLYWPAQGTMFWALFVLGHDCGHGSFSNSPLLNSIVGHILHSSILVPYHGWRISHRTHHQNHGHVEKDESWVPLTEKVYKNLDNMTRMMRFTLPFPIFAYPFYLWSRSPGKEGSHFNPYSNLFSPGERRDVLTSTLCWGIMLSVLLYLSLTMGPLFMLKLYGVPYLIFVMWLDFVTYLHHHGYKQKLPWYRGQEWSYLRGGLTTVDRDYGWINNIHHDIGTHVIHHLFPQIPHYHLIDATKAAKAVLGKYYREPQKSGPLPLHLIKYLLHSISQDHFVSDSGDIVYYQTDSQLHKDSWTQSN, encoded by the exons ATGGTTCAAGCACAGCCTCTACAACATGTTGGTAATGGTGCAGGGAAAGAAGATCAAGCTTATTTTGATCCAAGTGCTCCACCACCCTTCAAGATTGCAAATATCAGAGCAGCAATTCCAAAACATTGCTGGGAGAAGAACACATTGAGATCTCTGAGTTATGTTCTGAGGGATGTGTTGGTAGTGACTGCATTGGTAGCTGCAGCAATCGGCTTCAATAGCTGGTTCTTCTGGCCACTCTATTGGCCTGCACAAGGCACAATGTTTTGGGCACTTTTTGTTCTTGGACATGATTg TGGTCATGGAAGTTTTTCAAACAGTCCTTTGTTGAACAGCATTGTGGGCCACATCTTGCACTCTTCAATTCTTGTACCATACCATGGATG GAGAATTAGCCACAGGACTCACCATCAGAACCATGGCCATGTTGAGAAGGATGAATCATGGGTTCCG CTTACAGAGAAAGTTTACAAGAATCTAGACAACATGACAAGAATGATGAGATTCACTCTTCCTTTCCCCATCTTTGCATACCCCTTTTATTTG TGGAGCAGAAGCCCTGGAAAAGAAGGCTCTCATTTCAACCCTTACAGCAACTTGTTCTCTCCTGGTGAGAGAAGAGATGTGCTAACTTCAACTCTGTGTTGGGGCATCATGCTTTCTGTGCTTCTCTATCTTTCCCTCACAATGGGTCCACTTTTTATGCTCAAGCTCTATGGGGTTCCCTATTTG ATCTTCGTCATGTGGCTGGATTTCGTCACGTACTTGCATCATCATGGTTACAAGCAGAAACTGCCTTGGTACCGTGGCCAG GAATGGAGTTATCTAAGGGGTGGTCTTACAACAGTAGATCGCGACTATGGTTGGATCAACAACATTCACCATGACATTGGCACCCATGTTATCCATCACCTTTTCCCTCAAATTCCACATTATCATTTAATCGATGCG ACTAAAGCAGCAAAGGCAGTGCTAGGAAAGTATTATCGTGAGCCTCAGAAATCTGGGCCATTGCCACTTCATCTAATAAAGTACTTGCTCCACAGCATAAGTCAGGATCACTTCGTTAGCGACTCTGGCGACATTGTGTACTACCAGACTGATTCCCAGCTCCACAAAGATTCTTGGACCCAGTCCAACTAA